In the Juglans microcarpa x Juglans regia isolate MS1-56 chromosome 6D, Jm3101_v1.0, whole genome shotgun sequence genome, one interval contains:
- the LOC121234619 gene encoding uncharacterized protein LOC121234619 isoform X2: MELLKYMKSDRINPSRIKNIYDVWMRKIGSMKDCPIEDKFLVHSEFILFCLMHDNIEEAHQAALCLKQERELGAVPISNMVLGLTFYQLWYSTIPKEIQWGDSDQFYSPRRSDMLGTRFINSVGNSEWDNANDTYKADIPSRRDSETSVMNDKQISGDADSNQSREVSMDVDVGLQGENRTQNFQPQDFSMNSDENTGNETSFSNHGDYIQYASNLSALRGIDTWLLPFQLPHPTENPEDFISLHRKMLNDYYMDAVKYFQQALHSTPPLLEALLPLIQLLLIGGQVDEALNELEKLCSHSIAALPFRLKASLLEHFNSYNSVVLSACFEDILKKDPTCSHSLAKLVRMHQSGDYGLESLLEMIALHLDATYAEYNTWREFASCFIKLSQCEEDRLSVCQNENEDMQEQPDSIHFSKTPRIFTEGQSGKSWRDRCRWWLTRHFRKTILVSEIAAGDLQLLTYKAACATHLYGQEFKYVVEASNCLEKQNERDLFIFLQNHMQNSIGIYSNTNSREELIQHILKLSLQK, from the exons ATGGAGCTTCTTAAGTATATGAAAAGTGATCGTATCAACCCCAGCAGGATTAAGAACATTTATGACGTTTGGATGAGAAAGATTGGATCAATGAAAGATTGCCCAATAGAG GATAAATTTTTGGTTCACTCGGAGTTCATCCTGTTCTGTCTTATGCATGATAATATTGAGGAAGCACATCAGGCTGCCCTTTG CCTTAAGCAAGAACGTGAACTTGGTGCTGTCCCTATTTCAAATATGGTCTTGGGCTTGACATTCTATCAACTTTGGTACTCAACTATCCCAAAAGAGATACAGTGGGGAGATTCAGACCAGTTTTACTCCCCCAGGCGCTCGGACATGTTGGGAACAAGATTCATCAACTCAGTTGGAAATTCTGAGTGGGATAATGCAAATGATACTTACAAGGCTGATATTCCCTCTCGACGTGATTCAGAAACCTCTGTCATGAATGATAAACAAATATCTGGGGATGCTGATAGTAATCAATCCAGAGAAGTATCTATGGATGTTGATGTTGGTCTGCAAGGAGAAAATCGTACGCAGAACTTCCAGCCTCAAGATTTTTCCATGAACTCTGATGAAAATACTGGAAATGAAACCTCGTTCTCTAATCATGGCGATTATATCCAGTATGCTTCCAATTTATCTGCTCTTC GGGGCATCGATACCTGGCTGCTGCCCTTTCAATTGCCGCACCCTACAGAGAATCCCGAGGACTTCATCAGTTTGCATAGGAAAATGCTTAATGACTATTATATGGATGCAGTTAAGTATTTTCAACAGGCTCTTCACTCAACACCCCCTTTGTTGGAGGCCTTACTCCCTTTGATACag TTGTTGCTGATTGGTGGTCAAGTTGACGAGGCCCTAAATGAGCTAGAGAAGCTCTGTTCTCATTCAATCGCAGCACTTCCTTTCAG GTTGAAGGCTAGTCTTTTGGAACATTTTAATTCCTACAACTCTGTCGTGCTTTCTGCCTGCTTTGAGGATATCCTAAAGAAGGACCCAACATGTTCCCATTCATTGGCGAAGCTTGTCAGGATGCATCAAAGTG GGGATTATGGTCTTGAATCCCTATTGGAAATGATAGCTTTGCATTTAGATGCTACCTATGCAGAGTATAATACATGGAGAGAGTTTGCTTCATGTTTCATCAAACTTTCTCAATGTGAAGAGGATCGATTGTCTGTGTGCCAGAATGAAAACGAAGATATGCAGGAGCAACCTGACTCTATTCATTTTAGTAAGACCCCCAGGATATTTACAGAGGGGCAATCAGGAAAGAGTTGGAGGGATCGATGCAGATGGTGGTTGACACGTCACTTCAGAAAAACCATTCTTGTATCAGAAATTGCGGCAG GTGATTTGCAGCTCCTGACTTATAAAGCTGCATGTGCAACACATCTTTATGGACAAGAGTTCAAATATGTTGTGGAAGCTTCTAATTGTTTGGAAAAGCAAAATGAGAGGGATTTGTTCATATTCTTGCAAAATCACATGCAGAACTCAATCGGAATATACTCAAACACAAACTCACGTGAAGAACTCATTCAGCATATACTCAAACTTTCTctacaaaaatag
- the LOC121234619 gene encoding uncharacterized protein LOC121234619 isoform X1: MDLDSLMLEAQEVKLEDGAERAKNRKRKLNKTVDNAHAMQEKLVKRIILSLTKPSSVLGLGPRTGSKIVRWENRVRLCYLLRKLTRQQNWIELGGVLSMFLKGTCKDRSPANNRLKYSVSMELLKYMKSDRINPSRIKNIYDVWMRKIGSMKDCPIEDKFLVHSEFILFCLMHDNIEEAHQAALCLKQERELGAVPISNMVLGLTFYQLWYSTIPKEIQWGDSDQFYSPRRSDMLGTRFINSVGNSEWDNANDTYKADIPSRRDSETSVMNDKQISGDADSNQSREVSMDVDVGLQGENRTQNFQPQDFSMNSDENTGNETSFSNHGDYIQYASNLSALRGIDTWLLPFQLPHPTENPEDFISLHRKMLNDYYMDAVKYFQQALHSTPPLLEALLPLIQLLLIGGQVDEALNELEKLCSHSIAALPFRLKASLLEHFNSYNSVVLSACFEDILKKDPTCSHSLAKLVRMHQSGDYGLESLLEMIALHLDATYAEYNTWREFASCFIKLSQCEEDRLSVCQNENEDMQEQPDSIHFSKTPRIFTEGQSGKSWRDRCRWWLTRHFRKTILVSEIAAGDLQLLTYKAACATHLYGQEFKYVVEASNCLEKQNERDLFIFLQNHMQNSIGIYSNTNSREELIQHILKLSLQK; encoded by the exons ATGGATTTGGACTCCTTAATGTTGGAAGCTCAAGAAGTAAAATTAGAAGACGGTGCTGAAAGAGCCAAAAATCGGAaaagaaagttaaataaaaccGTGGATAATGCGCACGCCATGCAAGAAAAACTCGTCAAAAGGATTATATTATCTTTGACCAAGCCATCTTCCGTTCTAGGACTTGGCCCAAGGACTGGCTCGAAGATTGTGAGATGGGAAAATCGTGTCAGGTTATGCTATCTGTTGCGCAAGCTCACGAGACAGCAAAATTGGATAGAATTAGGCGGCGTGCTGAGCATGTTCTTAAAAGGGACATGCAAGGACAGATCTCCCGCAAACAATCGTTTGAAGTATTCG GTCTCAATGGAGCTTCTTAAGTATATGAAAAGTGATCGTATCAACCCCAGCAGGATTAAGAACATTTATGACGTTTGGATGAGAAAGATTGGATCAATGAAAGATTGCCCAATAGAG GATAAATTTTTGGTTCACTCGGAGTTCATCCTGTTCTGTCTTATGCATGATAATATTGAGGAAGCACATCAGGCTGCCCTTTG CCTTAAGCAAGAACGTGAACTTGGTGCTGTCCCTATTTCAAATATGGTCTTGGGCTTGACATTCTATCAACTTTGGTACTCAACTATCCCAAAAGAGATACAGTGGGGAGATTCAGACCAGTTTTACTCCCCCAGGCGCTCGGACATGTTGGGAACAAGATTCATCAACTCAGTTGGAAATTCTGAGTGGGATAATGCAAATGATACTTACAAGGCTGATATTCCCTCTCGACGTGATTCAGAAACCTCTGTCATGAATGATAAACAAATATCTGGGGATGCTGATAGTAATCAATCCAGAGAAGTATCTATGGATGTTGATGTTGGTCTGCAAGGAGAAAATCGTACGCAGAACTTCCAGCCTCAAGATTTTTCCATGAACTCTGATGAAAATACTGGAAATGAAACCTCGTTCTCTAATCATGGCGATTATATCCAGTATGCTTCCAATTTATCTGCTCTTC GGGGCATCGATACCTGGCTGCTGCCCTTTCAATTGCCGCACCCTACAGAGAATCCCGAGGACTTCATCAGTTTGCATAGGAAAATGCTTAATGACTATTATATGGATGCAGTTAAGTATTTTCAACAGGCTCTTCACTCAACACCCCCTTTGTTGGAGGCCTTACTCCCTTTGATACag TTGTTGCTGATTGGTGGTCAAGTTGACGAGGCCCTAAATGAGCTAGAGAAGCTCTGTTCTCATTCAATCGCAGCACTTCCTTTCAG GTTGAAGGCTAGTCTTTTGGAACATTTTAATTCCTACAACTCTGTCGTGCTTTCTGCCTGCTTTGAGGATATCCTAAAGAAGGACCCAACATGTTCCCATTCATTGGCGAAGCTTGTCAGGATGCATCAAAGTG GGGATTATGGTCTTGAATCCCTATTGGAAATGATAGCTTTGCATTTAGATGCTACCTATGCAGAGTATAATACATGGAGAGAGTTTGCTTCATGTTTCATCAAACTTTCTCAATGTGAAGAGGATCGATTGTCTGTGTGCCAGAATGAAAACGAAGATATGCAGGAGCAACCTGACTCTATTCATTTTAGTAAGACCCCCAGGATATTTACAGAGGGGCAATCAGGAAAGAGTTGGAGGGATCGATGCAGATGGTGGTTGACACGTCACTTCAGAAAAACCATTCTTGTATCAGAAATTGCGGCAG GTGATTTGCAGCTCCTGACTTATAAAGCTGCATGTGCAACACATCTTTATGGACAAGAGTTCAAATATGTTGTGGAAGCTTCTAATTGTTTGGAAAAGCAAAATGAGAGGGATTTGTTCATATTCTTGCAAAATCACATGCAGAACTCAATCGGAATATACTCAAACACAAACTCACGTGAAGAACTCATTCAGCATATACTCAAACTTTCTctacaaaaatag
- the LOC121234622 gene encoding uncharacterized protein LOC121234622 isoform X3 encodes MELLKNMKSDRINPSRIKNIYDVWMRKIGSMKDCPIEDKFVVYSEFILFCLMHDSIEEAHQAALCLKQERELGAVPFSNMLLGLTFHQLWYSTIPKEMQWGDSDKFYSPRRSDMLGTRFINSVGNSEWDNANDTYKADIPSRHDSETSVMNDKQISGDADINQSREASVDVDVGLQGENHTQNFQPQDFSMNSDENTGNETSFSNHGDYMQYASNLSTLRGIDAWLLPLQLPDPTENPEDFINLHRKMLNDYYMDAVKYFQQALHSTPPLSEALLPLIQLLLIGGRVDEALNELEKLCSHSIAALPFRLKASLLEHFNSNNSVVLSACFEDILKKDPTCSHSLAKLVRMHQSGDYGLESLLEMIALHLDATYAEYNTWREFASCFIKLSQYEEDRLSVCQNENEDMQEQPDSIHFS; translated from the exons ATGGAGCTTCTTAAGAATATGAAAAGTGATCGTATCAACCCCAGCAGGATTAAGAACATTTATGACGTTTGGATGAGAAAGATTGGATCAATGAAAGATTGCCCAATAGAG GATAAATTTGTGGTTTACTCGGAGTTCATCCTGTTCTGTCTTATGCACGATAGTATTGAGGAAGCACATCAGGCTGCCCTTTG CCTTAAGCAAGAACGTGAACTTGGTGCTGTCCCTTTTTCAAATATGCTCTTGGGCTTGACATTCCATCAACTTTGGTACTCAACTATCCCAAAAGAGATGCAGTGGGGAGATTCAGACAAGTTTTACTCCCCCAGGCGCTCGGACATGTTGGGAACAAGATTCATCAACTCAGTTGGAAATTCTGAGTGGGATAATGCAAATGATACTTACAAGGCTGATATTCCCTCTCGACATGATTCAGAAACCTCTGTCATGAATGATAAACAAATATCTGGGGATGCTGATATTAATCAATCCAGAGAAGCATCTGTGGATGTTGATGTTGGTCTGCAAGGAGAAAATCATACGCAGAACTTCCAGCCTCAAGATTTTTCCATGAACTCTGATGAAAATACTGGAAATGAAACCTCGTTCTCTAATCATGGCGATTATATGCAGTATGCTTCCAATTTATCTACTCTCC GGGGCATCGATGCCTGGCTGCTGCCCTTGCAATTGCCGGACCCTACAGAGAATCCCGAGGATTTCATCAATTTGCATAGGAAAATGCTTAATGACTATTATATGGATGCAGTTAAGTATTTTCAACAGGCTCTTCACTCAACACCCCCTTTGTCGGAGGCCTTACTCCCTTTGATACag TTGTTGCTGATTGGTGGTCGAGTTGACGAGGCCCTAAATGAGCTAGAGAAGCTCTGTTCTCATTCAATCGCAGCACTTCCTTTCAG GTTGAAGGCTAGTCTTTTGGAACATTTTAATTCCAATAACTCTGTCGTGCTTTCTGCCTGCTTTGAGGATATCCTAAAGAAGGACCCAACATGTTCCCATTCATTGGCGAAGCTTGTCAGGATGCATCAAAGTG GGGATTATGGTCTTGAATCCCTATTGGAAATGATAGCTTTGCATTTAGATGCTACCTATGCAGAGTATAATACATGGAGAGAGTTTGCTTCATGTTTTATCAAACTTTCTCAATATGAAGAGGATCGATTGTCTGTGTGCCAGAATGAAAACGAAGATATGCAGGAGCAACCTGACTCTATTCATTTTAGTTAG
- the LOC121234622 gene encoding uncharacterized protein LOC121234622 isoform X2 yields the protein MGKSWQVMLSVAQARETAQLDRIRRRVEHVLKRDMQGQISRKQSFEVFRMVSMELLKNMKSDRINPSRIKNIYDVWMRKIGSMKDCPIEDKFVVYSEFILFCLMHDSIEEAHQAALCLKQERELGAVPFSNMLLGLTFHQLWYSTIPKEMQWGDSDKFYSPRRSDMLGTRFINSVGNSEWDNANDTYKADIPSRHDSETSVMNDKQISGDADINQSREASVDVDVGLQGENHTQNFQPQDFSMNSDENTGNETSFSNHGDYMQYASNLSTLRGIDAWLLPLQLPDPTENPEDFINLHRKMLNDYYMDAVKYFQQALHSTPPLSEALLPLIQLLLIGGRVDEALNELEKLCSHSIAALPFRLKASLLEHFNSNNSVVLSACFEDILKKDPTCSHSLAKLVRMHQSGDYGLESLLEMIALHLDATYAEYNTWREFASCFIKLSQYEEDRLSVCQNENEDMQEQPDSIHFS from the exons ATGGGAAAATCGTGGCAGGTTATGCTATCTGTTGCGCAAGCTCGCGAGACAGCACAATTGGATAGAATTAGGCGGCGTGTTGAGCATGTTCTTAAAAGGGACATGCAAGGACAGATCTCCCGCAAACAATCGTTTGAAGTATTCCGTATG GTTTCAATGGAGCTTCTTAAGAATATGAAAAGTGATCGTATCAACCCCAGCAGGATTAAGAACATTTATGACGTTTGGATGAGAAAGATTGGATCAATGAAAGATTGCCCAATAGAG GATAAATTTGTGGTTTACTCGGAGTTCATCCTGTTCTGTCTTATGCACGATAGTATTGAGGAAGCACATCAGGCTGCCCTTTG CCTTAAGCAAGAACGTGAACTTGGTGCTGTCCCTTTTTCAAATATGCTCTTGGGCTTGACATTCCATCAACTTTGGTACTCAACTATCCCAAAAGAGATGCAGTGGGGAGATTCAGACAAGTTTTACTCCCCCAGGCGCTCGGACATGTTGGGAACAAGATTCATCAACTCAGTTGGAAATTCTGAGTGGGATAATGCAAATGATACTTACAAGGCTGATATTCCCTCTCGACATGATTCAGAAACCTCTGTCATGAATGATAAACAAATATCTGGGGATGCTGATATTAATCAATCCAGAGAAGCATCTGTGGATGTTGATGTTGGTCTGCAAGGAGAAAATCATACGCAGAACTTCCAGCCTCAAGATTTTTCCATGAACTCTGATGAAAATACTGGAAATGAAACCTCGTTCTCTAATCATGGCGATTATATGCAGTATGCTTCCAATTTATCTACTCTCC GGGGCATCGATGCCTGGCTGCTGCCCTTGCAATTGCCGGACCCTACAGAGAATCCCGAGGATTTCATCAATTTGCATAGGAAAATGCTTAATGACTATTATATGGATGCAGTTAAGTATTTTCAACAGGCTCTTCACTCAACACCCCCTTTGTCGGAGGCCTTACTCCCTTTGATACag TTGTTGCTGATTGGTGGTCGAGTTGACGAGGCCCTAAATGAGCTAGAGAAGCTCTGTTCTCATTCAATCGCAGCACTTCCTTTCAG GTTGAAGGCTAGTCTTTTGGAACATTTTAATTCCAATAACTCTGTCGTGCTTTCTGCCTGCTTTGAGGATATCCTAAAGAAGGACCCAACATGTTCCCATTCATTGGCGAAGCTTGTCAGGATGCATCAAAGTG GGGATTATGGTCTTGAATCCCTATTGGAAATGATAGCTTTGCATTTAGATGCTACCTATGCAGAGTATAATACATGGAGAGAGTTTGCTTCATGTTTTATCAAACTTTCTCAATATGAAGAGGATCGATTGTCTGTGTGCCAGAATGAAAACGAAGATATGCAGGAGCAACCTGACTCTATTCATTTTAGTTAG
- the LOC121234625 gene encoding 28 kDa heat- and acid-stable phosphoprotein-like, with protein MGRGKFKGKPTGHRNFSTREEMIAGSSSRPRTFKKEEVEEEVEESEEEVEDEDEEPEKRKGTQGLIEIENPNLVKAKNVKAGNVDLEKTTELSRREREEIEKQKAHERYMRLQEQGKTEQAKKDLERLAMIRQQRAEAAKKREEEKAAKEQKKAEARK; from the exons ATGGGTAGAGGAAAGTTCAAGGGCAAGCCCACCGGTCACCGCAACTTCTCGACTCGCGAAGAAATGa TTGCTGGTAGCTCTTCTCGCccacgaacttttaagaag GAAGAAGTGGAAGAAGAGGTAGAAGAGTCTGAAGAGGAagtagaagatgaagatgaagaacctGAG AAGCGGAAAGGCACCCAAGGTCTAATTGAGATTGAAAATCCCAATTTGGTGAAAGCAAAGAATGTGAAGGCTGGAAACGTTGAT CTGGAGAAAACGACTGAACTCTCAAGGCGTGAAAG aGAAGagatagaaaaacaaaaggcaCATGAGCGATACATGAGGCTGCAGGAACAAGGAAAAACAGAACAAGCAAAAAAAGATTTAG AACGCTTAGCCATGATACGGCAACAAAGAGCGGAGGCTGCTAAGAAgcgagaagaagaaaaggctg ccaaagaacagaaaaaagcaGAGGCCCGCAAATGA
- the LOC121234622 gene encoding uncharacterized protein LOC121234622 isoform X1: MDSDSMMLEAEEVKLENGAERAKNRKRKLHKTVDNAHAIPEKFDKRIILSLTKPSSVLGLGPKTGSNIVRWENRGRLCYLLRKLARQHNWIELGGVLSMFLKGTCKDRSPANNRLKYSVSMELLKNMKSDRINPSRIKNIYDVWMRKIGSMKDCPIEDKFVVYSEFILFCLMHDSIEEAHQAALCLKQERELGAVPFSNMLLGLTFHQLWYSTIPKEMQWGDSDKFYSPRRSDMLGTRFINSVGNSEWDNANDTYKADIPSRHDSETSVMNDKQISGDADINQSREASVDVDVGLQGENHTQNFQPQDFSMNSDENTGNETSFSNHGDYMQYASNLSTLRGIDAWLLPLQLPDPTENPEDFINLHRKMLNDYYMDAVKYFQQALHSTPPLSEALLPLIQLLLIGGRVDEALNELEKLCSHSIAALPFRLKASLLEHFNSNNSVVLSACFEDILKKDPTCSHSLAKLVRMHQSGDYGLESLLEMIALHLDATYAEYNTWREFASCFIKLSQYEEDRLSVCQNENEDMQEQPDSIHFS, from the exons ATGGATTCGGACTCTATGATGTTGGAAGCTGAAGAAGTAAAATTAGAAAACGGTGCTGAAAGAGCCAAAAATCGGAAAAGAAAGTTACATAAAACCGTGGATAATGCGCACGCCATACCAGAAAAATTCGACAAAAGGATTATATTATCTTTGACCAAGCCATCTTCCGTTCTAGGACTTGGCCCAAAGACTGGCTCAAATATTGTGAGATGGGAAAATCGTGGCAGGTTATGCTATCTGTTGCGCAAGCTCGCGAGACAGCACAATTGGATAGAATTAGGCGGCGTGTTGAGCATGTTCTTAAAAGGGACATGCAAGGACAGATCTCCCGCAAACAATCGTTTGAAGTATTCC GTTTCAATGGAGCTTCTTAAGAATATGAAAAGTGATCGTATCAACCCCAGCAGGATTAAGAACATTTATGACGTTTGGATGAGAAAGATTGGATCAATGAAAGATTGCCCAATAGAG GATAAATTTGTGGTTTACTCGGAGTTCATCCTGTTCTGTCTTATGCACGATAGTATTGAGGAAGCACATCAGGCTGCCCTTTG CCTTAAGCAAGAACGTGAACTTGGTGCTGTCCCTTTTTCAAATATGCTCTTGGGCTTGACATTCCATCAACTTTGGTACTCAACTATCCCAAAAGAGATGCAGTGGGGAGATTCAGACAAGTTTTACTCCCCCAGGCGCTCGGACATGTTGGGAACAAGATTCATCAACTCAGTTGGAAATTCTGAGTGGGATAATGCAAATGATACTTACAAGGCTGATATTCCCTCTCGACATGATTCAGAAACCTCTGTCATGAATGATAAACAAATATCTGGGGATGCTGATATTAATCAATCCAGAGAAGCATCTGTGGATGTTGATGTTGGTCTGCAAGGAGAAAATCATACGCAGAACTTCCAGCCTCAAGATTTTTCCATGAACTCTGATGAAAATACTGGAAATGAAACCTCGTTCTCTAATCATGGCGATTATATGCAGTATGCTTCCAATTTATCTACTCTCC GGGGCATCGATGCCTGGCTGCTGCCCTTGCAATTGCCGGACCCTACAGAGAATCCCGAGGATTTCATCAATTTGCATAGGAAAATGCTTAATGACTATTATATGGATGCAGTTAAGTATTTTCAACAGGCTCTTCACTCAACACCCCCTTTGTCGGAGGCCTTACTCCCTTTGATACag TTGTTGCTGATTGGTGGTCGAGTTGACGAGGCCCTAAATGAGCTAGAGAAGCTCTGTTCTCATTCAATCGCAGCACTTCCTTTCAG GTTGAAGGCTAGTCTTTTGGAACATTTTAATTCCAATAACTCTGTCGTGCTTTCTGCCTGCTTTGAGGATATCCTAAAGAAGGACCCAACATGTTCCCATTCATTGGCGAAGCTTGTCAGGATGCATCAAAGTG GGGATTATGGTCTTGAATCCCTATTGGAAATGATAGCTTTGCATTTAGATGCTACCTATGCAGAGTATAATACATGGAGAGAGTTTGCTTCATGTTTTATCAAACTTTCTCAATATGAAGAGGATCGATTGTCTGTGTGCCAGAATGAAAACGAAGATATGCAGGAGCAACCTGACTCTATTCATTTTAGTTAG
- the LOC121234621 gene encoding probable E3 ubiquitin-protein ligase ZFP1: protein MGQRNKLCTNQMTDFESGRHGQNYIRPENPASFTQPNLRTMASASDNAANVDAQFAVDHCDNVINHGMTQSINETQHHHNLGVAPATNFCCSESSDMTPSFGASSQLSSPSNYGVIGGSADEHGRNSHFRDDVRVPRERKYSEGISGSFQHGNSSSSFSSSVAPSNNRHPEGVVVIDSAPFALPEYRGPRFPSIIRVGHPSSLRNRSGFTGMDFLRFHDHTQLIQDNNTVQYIQPAGTLSLDQQLSSHPGYRGTSSWNQASATPYVHVITGSNVNGGSMDTRSIGMQRYHETAGSSSSPSFPHPPPINHRHHNHHHPNRPMQGVRGQNINSHPQVAAASYRIPTNPLRSALRPAHNSLEMGYRHLVSVQSTGLQIYHPHRRGFVPEATLRQHSLQHLRVLRADETAVIDLPEFYQVVNLMDHNRDTRLDVEEHVSYEELLALGEQIGNVSTGLSMEMITSQLRTKTYESFATINNLEEATCEDQEADLCVICQDEYKNQENIGLLDCGHGYHADCLKKWLLVRNVCPICKSEALTTGRKDA from the exons ATGGGGCAAAGAAATAAGCTATGCACTAATCAGATGACTGATTTTGAATCGGGTCGACATGGCCAGAATTATATCCGTCCCGAGAACCCTGCATCCTTTACACAGCCTAATCTCAGAACAATGGCATCAGCTTCAGATAACGCAGCTAATGTCGACGCCCAATTTGCAGTAGACCACTGTGACAATGTCATAAACCATGGGATGACGCAGTCGATCAATGAAACTCAGCATCATCATAATCTAGGTGTTGCACCTGCAACCAACTTTTGTTGTTCTGAGTCTTCTGACATGACACCTTCATTTGGGGCCTCCAGTCAGTTGTCATCTCCCAGCAATTATGGAGTCATTGGCGGTTCTGCAGATGAGCATGGAAGGAACTCTCACTTCAGGGATGATGTCAGGGTTCCACGCGAGAGGAAATATTCTGAAGGAATTTCTGGTAGTTTCCAACATGGTAATTCCTCGTCAAGCTTTAGTTCTTCAGTTGCCCCCTCAAATAATAGGCATCCTGAAGgagttgttgtgattgattctGCACCTTTTGCCCTGCCTGAGTATAGAGGGCCTCGTTTTCCATCAATCATAAGAGTAGGACATCCAAGTAGTTTGAGGAACAGATCAGGCTTTACGGGGATGGATTTTCTTAGGTTCCATGATCATACTCAATTGATTCAAGACAATAATACGGTTCAGTATATTCAACCAGCTGGTACTCTCTCGTTGGACCAACAGTTGAGCAGTCATCCTGGTTATAGGGGTACTTCATCCTGGAACCAGGCTTCTGCAACACCTTACGTGCATG tcATCACGGGCAGCAATGTCAATGGAGGTTCTATGGATACCCGGAGCATTGGCATGCAGAGATACCACGAGACAGCTGGCAGCAGCAGTTCTCCTAGTTTTCCGCATCCTCCTCCCATCAACCACCGGCACCACAATCATCATCATCCAAACCGGCCAATGCAAGGAGTGAGAGGCCAGAATATTAATTCTCACCCCCAAGTGGCTGCAGCTTCATATAGAATTCCTACAAATCCTTTGCGCAGTGCTCTGCGTCCTGCTCATAACAGTTTGGAGATGGGTTATAGGCATCTCGTATCTGTTCAATCAACTGGACTTCAGATATATCATCCTCACAGAAGGGGATTTGTGCCTGAGGCAACTCTTAGACAACACAGTTTGCAGCACTTGAGAGTTCTGCGGGCTGAT GAAACTGCCGTGATAGATCTGCCAGAATTTTATCAGGTGGTGAACCTGATGGACCATAACAGAGACACACGGTTGGATGTTGAAGAGCACGTGTCTTATGAG GAGCTGCTTGCATTGGGGGAACAGATTGGCAATGTAAGCACTGGGTTGTCGATGGAAATGATCACAAGTCAATTAAGGACAAAAACTTATGAATCATTCGCTACTATTAACAATCTGGAGGAGGCAACTTGTGAGGATCAGGAAGCTGATTTATGTGTTATCTGTCAG GATGAATACAAGAACCAAGAGAATATAGGACTTCTAGATTGTGGGCATGGGTATCATGCGGATTGCTTAAAGAAGTGGCTGCTCGTTAGGAATGTCTGCCCCATATGCAAATCTGAAGCACTGACCACGGGAAGGAAGGATGCATAG